DNA from Parvularcula marina:
TCATAGGACTGGTGCGTTTCATTGGCATAGCCGATCGCCGCCGGCACGCCGCCATCGGGAATTGGGGAGATGACATCCGCCTCGACAGGAGATTCTTTGGCCAGCTGCGCGCCCAGCCGTTTGCGCAACTCATAAACGCATTCATCCTCGATGAAGCTGTTGGGGCGCGCAAAATAGATCAGCTCAAAGACGCAAGACCGGGCATGGCTCTGCGGGGGGAAAATCTGGCGGCTCTCGATCGAGCCATCGGCGCGGCAGATCACCATTTCGCCAGGCTGCACCTCACGGATGAAATCCGCGCCGATCAGGTCAAAGGCGCAGGTTTCGGACGCCAAGACAGGGGCATCGCCGAGCTTGCCGAGGACGAGCGGGCGGATACCCACCGGGTCACGCACACCGATCATCGCATCATGCGTCATCGCGATCAGCGCATAGGCGCCCTCAATGGCGGGCAGACTGTCCATGATCCGTTCAGGGATCGACAGGCGCCGCGATTGCGAGATCAGCTTGACGAAAATCTCGCTGTCCGAGGTCGTATGGAAAATGCGCCCCTCACGGATCAGCTGGGTGCGAAGCGTGCGGGCATTGGTCAGATTGCCGTTATGGGCAAGCGCCAGCCCGCCGCGGTCGAGATCTGCGTAGAAGGGTTGGACATTGCGCAGGCCCGACCCGCCGGTCGTTGAATAGCGCGTGTGTCCGATCCCTGAATTGCCCTTGATCTGGCTGACGACCTTTTCGGACATGAAATGCGAGCTGACGAGGCCGAGCGCTTTTTCATTATAGAACTGCTCACCGTCAAAGGTGGCGATACCGGCCGCTTCCTGCCCGCGGTGCTGGAGAGCATGAAGGCCGAGCGCGATGGTGCCGGCCGCATCGCCCGTATGTCCGATCATGCCAAAGACGCCGCATTCCTCATTGAGGGCGCGCGGCAGTTGCGGGGCACTGATTGCGCGCCGCTGTTCGCGTTCAAGGAAACGGCGCTGGGCCGCAAGAAGGCGGGTATCCTGGCTGGGCATTCAGGCCTCCAAAACCGCTATCGCCCGAAAAGGGTGGAGAAGCGGCTAAGGCCCTTCCGACCCACGGCTCTAGACCGGTTCATTCTGCGGCGATTCGCCGTCTTCTGATTCCGTTTCCGCCCCGAGGGGCTGAAGCCCCATGCCTTCAAAGAACTCGGCGGCAATGACCACGGGTCCTTTGAGAAGCGAGTTTTCAAGCCAAGCGGGCGGGTTGTCCTCGTCGAAATAGATATTGAGGGCCAGATACACCAGCCCCAGCAGGAGCCAACCCCTTATGATTCCATAAATAACGCCGCCGATGCGATCCCAGCGCACAGGCTCCTTGCCCAGATAGCGTCCGAGGACGATCTCAAGGACGATATGCGCGATGATAAAGATGATCAGGAACAGCGTCGCATAGCCCGCGATCTGGCTGAACGTGCCTTCGCCGAAAAGCGTGCTGAAGCTTTGCCCGAAGAACATGCAGGCCATGACGCCAAAGCCGATGGCGACCAGTGTCACGAGCTCACGGGTGAAGCCCCGGATCCAGGCAAAGACGCCGGAAAGACCCAGAATGGCCAGAATGAAAAGATCAAACAGGGTCACGCTGCCTTACCCGCCGGGAACTTGTTATCCGTAATGTCACAATCGGCGCGGCTGGGCCAGCGGGGAATTGCACTTCTCAGGTGTTCAATGTCAGGCGGTTTGCAGCTCGCCTGAACGCGCCGCGGTCCGATACGCACCTGGTGTCATCCCTGTCTCTTCCTTGAAGGCCCTGTTGAAGGGGCCGATCGAGCCAAAACCGCACTCCATCGCGACCGACAGGATCGATTGGTCTGCATGGTGCTCATCACCCAGCATGGCTTTGGCTTGCCCAATGCGATGGTGATTGATCAGCCTGTTGAAGTTCGGATAGCCGAGCGCCCCGGTGATCGCTTGGCTGACTTTATAGTCTGGCTCGCCCAGCACGGCGGCAAGATCAGCCACCTTGATCTCAGGATTGGTGAAGAGCTGCTCGCCCTCGAGATGCTGGGTGATCCGCGCGCCGAGCCGGTGATCGGCCTCAAGCGGTGTGCGCCGGGACTGCTGGCGGGAAGAGCCTGCCGGGAGCGGATGGAACAGCCGATAGCGGACCGCGATGCTTGCGCCAGCGACCGCAAAGACCGCGCAGGTGACCTTGATGACCATTGAATCAAGGACGGTGAATTCGGCGACCTCGCGCTGCAGAACGACGGCGGCGGTAAAGAGGAGCGCATAGCCCGCCACGAACCTCTTGCGGAAAGTCCGCTCTTCGGCGGGCAGGTTCTTGCGCAGGCCTTCCAGCGGTTCAAACAGCGGCAGAAGGAGGACCGTCGAGCTGATCAGCGTGAAGATGTTCGAGACGATGCCGGTCACCATGTTGGCCGGGGCATCGGCGTTCAGGTCGAGCACAAACCCTGTGAGGTAAAGAACGACGACCAGAACGACCGGCCATCGCCCGCCATCGGGGCGGAAAAGCGAGCGGGTCAACAGCCAGGCAATCCCGCAGGTCGCGCTGCAAGCAAAAGTGAAGATGGGCAGGAGCGGGCCGAGATGCTCTCCCGCTGCCGCGACAAGGCAGAAGCTGAAAACGCCCGTCACGAACAACGCCCAATAGATCAGGACCGGATGGGCGGCCAGTTTTTGCCGCGACGTCCCTAGAAAAGAGAGGGCCAGTCCGGCGGTCAGGATCGGGGCTGCCATGATGGCCTGTGTCGCGCTCATTGCGTGCTTCTTCCTCTTCCCGGCAGTTCTTCTAACTTAGGTCCGGCCCAGACCAAAATCGATGCCGGAAATCCCCAAAAAACAATGGCCGATTTCCAAATCAGCGAGACGAGAGCCGCTCATCCTTCTCATTCCTGACCCTACAGCGCGCGAAACTCGCCGGTCAGATGAAAGGATTTCTGGATGCAACCCCCTCGCCATCAACTGTCCGCCCGCCTGCCCGGCAAGGCCCTCAAAACTTCTGGCGTCATTTGGTACCTAACGGCGGCAGCGGGGCAGCTCGCCTTCATCTATTATATCCTCGTTTATTATGGCGGCCGGACGGCGCGCGGCGAATATGCGGCGTGGAACGACCGGCCGATTATCATGGGCTATGCCGAGGGTGACCTTCTCGGCAACATCATGTTCGCCCTTCATGTCCTCCTTGCCGCCGTCATCACCTTTGGCGGGTTGATGCAGCTGATCCCGCCATTGCGGCGGCGGTTCCCCGCTCTTCACCGCTGGAATGGGCGGCTCTTCATGGCGCTTGCCGTTTTCATGGCGATCGGGGGGATATGGCTGGTTTGGGGCAGGGGGGCCTTTCTCTCAGTTTCTTCCGGCATCCCGACGACTATCAACGGCATTCTCATCCTGATCTTCGCAGGTATCGCGCTGCGCTATGCGATCCGGCGCCAGATCGATCAACATCGTCAATGGGCGATGCGGCTCTTCATGGCGGTCAACGGGGTCTGGTTTTTTCGGGTGATGATCATGGCATGGATCATCGGCAATCAGGGGCCGCGCGGGATGAACTCGACGCTTTCAGGTCCTGCCGATTTTGCGATCTCTTACGGCTCGTTTCTGCTGCCACTTCTCGGGCTTGAGATCTATTTTGCCGCAACACGCAGCCAGAGCGCGGGCGCCAAGCTCGCGGCGGCGGGGTTCGTCCTTCTGATGTCAGCGCTGATGGCGCTCGGCATCTTCGGGACCATCACCCGCATGTGGGGGCCATATCTCTGAGGCGATCAGGAGCGAGGCGGGTCATTCCAGGATAAGCGATCCTCAATGGCCCGCCTCAGCTCGAAAAAAGCGAAAGGCTTTTGTACCCGAACTTCAAGCCGGTATTTCTTGGGCAGGTCATTCTCGGCATAGCCGGTGACAAAGACGAACGGAATTTTCTTCTCGTTCAGTTCATCCGCGAGCGGATAGGCCATGGTGCGGTCAAGATTGATATCGAGCACGGCAAGGTCGAAATCCTCGCGGTCGGCGGCAGCCATTGCCTTTTCCAGATTGAGAAACGGCCCGACGGTATCGCAGCCAAAGGATTGAAGGGCCTCTTCGACTTCGAGCGCGACGAAGAACTCATCCTCAACGATCAGTACCCGTTTGCCAGCCAGTCTGCCGGCTTTGCCATCTCCGGTTCCGTGTCGAGGCCCTCCAGCCATGTCGTTTCCCGAGGAGTAGTGGACTTGTGAAGTGCGGATTCTACGCTCTGCCATTTTAATTTATTGCCCCGCTCGTATGACGGAGATGTCAGTCGGTACTGCGATATTGCAGGTCACTCCATCAGGAAAAAAATTCAGCTTAACTGTTCCGTGCAGGTCGTAAGGGACACCGCGTTCAAGCAGCATGTGCCCGAACCCGCGGCGCGTAGGCGGCTCGACCGCAGGGCCGCCAGACTCTGTCCATTGAATGGCCAAAAGCTCATTGTCGTCAGAAACATCCCAGTTGACCGCCACCTTCCCCTCATCAACCGATAGGGCGCCATATTTAGCGGCATTGGTGGCAAGCTCGTGAAATGCCATGCCCAGCGTGATCGCCCCTTTGGGCGTCAGATTGATGTCGGGGCCATGCAGAGAAAGATTCTCAGCCTTGTCATTTCTGTACGGAGAAATCTCATCTTCGATCGTGCTGCGAAGGTCTGCGCCGGTCCATTTGGATTCTGCCAGTCTGTTATGGGTATGGGCGAGCCCGCGGATGCGCCCCTCAAAGGATTTGCGTCCCGCCGCGTAAGAAGCATCTTCATGAAAGCTGCGCTGGGCAACGGAGATGACAGTTGCGAGCGTGTTCTTCACCCGGTGGCTTAGTTCGGCGATCAAGAGGTCGCGCTTCTCCTCGGATTCCTTGCGCTCGGAGATATCGCGGACGATCCCGGTAAAGAGCCTGCGTTCGCCCAGCCGGAATTCACTGATGGACAGGTCGGCAGGGAAGGTCGATCCATCCTTCCGTTGACCAACGACTTCACGGCCGATGCCGATAATCTTCTTCTCGCCTGTGTCGCGATAATGCTTCAGATACTGATCATGATGATCCTGATAAGGTTCAGGCATCAGCATTTTGACATTAGCACCGATCATCTCGTGATCGTCATAGCCGAACAGATTCAGGGCCGCGGGATTGAGGGATTCGATCGTGCCTTCTTCGCTGATCGTAATGACACCATCCAGCGCGTGATCAAGAATAGCCCGTAGGCGGACTTCACTCTCCGCAACATCCTGTCGGTGGGGCCCGGCCGGATTTTCGGGCGCGGGTTCCGCTGTGAGTGTCCTCTCAGTCATGCAGCTCACTCTCTCAGAGCCGTCGCGGCAAATACAACCATCACGTGGTGAAGTGTCGCCGCCTCCCGCTATATAGGTGTGCGCTGGGGGGTCATGCAAACCCTTTCTCAGATTGGGGAATTTGGAAATCTGGGAGGATCAGGCGAGGCTTTTGACGTAAGCGACGACATCGGCGGCCTGCTCGACCCGGCGGCGCGAAGTCGCCTTGTCGCCATCCGCGCCATTCGGGCAGAGGATTTTCTCAAAGCCAAGTTTTCTCGCTTCCGCCATCCGGGTGTCCATCTGCGGCACGGCGCGGACAGCGCCCGACAGGCCGATCTCCCCGAATATCGCGAGTTTCTCCGGCAACGGCGTATCGAGCCGTGAGGAGAGAAGGGCGGCGACCGCCGCCAGATCCGCGGCGGGTTCTGAAATCCGCAAACCCCCTGCGACATTCAGAAAGACATCATGCCGGCCGAAATCCATGCCGCATCTTGTATCGAGCACGGCGAGCAGCATGGAGAGCCTTGCCGAATCCCATCCCACCACGGCCCGGCGCGGGGCGCCCAGAGTCGACGGGCTGACTAGCGCCTGAAATTCACAAAGGAGGGGCCGCGTCCCCTCGATCCCGGCAAAGATCGCCGCGCCCGTCGCGGGCTCGCCGCCTTCACCAAGGAACAAAGCGGAGGGGTTCGGGACTTCTTTCAGGCCCCCGCCGGTCATCTCGAAAATGCCGATTTCATGGGCCGCGCCAAAGCGATTCTTGACCGCCCTCAGAATACGGAAGGATCGGCCGGTCTCGGCCTCGAAATAAAGGACCGCATCGACGAGGTGCTCAACGACGCGCGGGCCCGCCAGCTGGCCGTCTTTGGTGACATGCCCGACAAGGATAAGGACGCAGCCTGTGTTCTTGGCGAACCGGACCAGCTCCTGCGCGCAGGAGCGCACCTGCGTCACCGTGCCGGGCGCGGCGGGCAGGCTGTCCGACCACAGGGTCTGGATCGAATCGATGATGACGGCCTGCGGCTTTTCGGCCTTCAGCGTGGCGAGGATATCGCGCATCGACGTGCCGGTGGCGAGCGACATGGGCGATTTGGTCAGGCCCAGCCGCCTTGCCCGCATGCGGATCTGGGCGGTGGCTTCCTCGCCGGAGAGATAAAGCGTCCGTGTACCGCGTTCGGCAAGGCCGGTCGCGATCTGCAGCAGCAAGGTCGATTTGCCGACGCCGGGGTCACCGCCGATCAGGAGCGCGCCGCCGGGGACCAGCCCGCCGCCGACCGCGCGGTCGAATTCGGCATTCCCCGTGGGCAGTCGCGCTTCGGCCTTCACATCGCCGTCGAGCGTTTCAAGCTCAATCGCGCGGCCCTTGCTGGCCGCTGCGCTGGCCGACAGGCTGCCGGGCGGGGCGCTGGCGCCTTCCTCGATCTCGATCGAGTTCCATGATCCGCAGGCGTCGCACCGTCCGGCCCATTTGGCATAGACGGCACCGCAGGACTGGCAGACATAGGTGTCAGTGGCGCGGGCCATGGAATTCCTTTTCTTTCGGCTCCCTAATCCTGAGGAGCAAGCATTTAGCTTCGGCGCATTCTCCTCTAGCATCGGGGAATGCGGTTCTGTTCTGTTCTCCTTCTCATGTTTCTTGGCGCCTGTGCCAGTCCCGACTTTGCGGCGCCCTCGCTGGACGAGGCGGTGGTCGCCGCAGAGCGCAAGGCGGCGATTGAGGACGCGATGGAGACGGCGCTGAGCCGCCGCGCGCGGGTCTATGACCTCTCCTGGCCGATCCTCACCGCGAATACAGAGCTCTGCCCCAAAGTGCGGCCCTCCCTCGGCACGGTGCTGGCGGACCGCAAACAGCTTGCGCGGCTGGCGGGCGGCTTGCGCGAGAAGGAGCTCGACTTCATCGGCGTGCCTGATGAGCTGACCATCATGCATGTCATGGCGGGCAGCCCGGCGGATCGGGCCGGCATCCCCTCCGGCGCGCGGCTTATCGCGGTGGAGGGCGAGGCGGTCGAGGAGCCCAAAGACGCGGCCGACAAGATCCGGGAGCGGACAAAGGAAGAGGAGCCCGTCACCCTGACCATCGCCGATGGGGCGGGCAGGCGTGATGTCACGCTCTCGGGCGTTGAGCGCTGCGATTACGCGGTGAAGATTTCAACCAGCCAGGCGATCAACGCCCATGCCTATTCGGGCGACATCGTCATCTATACCGGCGTCATCCGCTCGCTGGAGGATGAAGCCCTGCGCTATCTGATCTCCCATGAGGCCGCGCATCTGATCGCTGAGCACCGCGCCAAATATATCCGTAATGTGACGGTTTCAGGTGCGGTCATCACCGGCCCCGTCCTTTATGTGGCAGGCGGGCTGGCCGACCGGCTGGCCGGTGCCGCCGATGAGCCGCCCGATATTTCCTATCGCGCGCGGGCGCTGCGCTTTCTTGCCCCCTGGGCGGAAGAGTTCGAAGCGGAAGCCGATTATCTGGGGCTTTATCTTTTTGCGCGGGCGGGCGGTGACTTGCATGCGGCGGGCGATGTCTTTCATGTCTTCAGCCGGGAGACGCCGGCGGCGATCTATGCGCGCTCGACCCATCCTTTGACGCCGGAGCGGCTCGCAAGGCTCCGCGCTGCGATAGACGAGATCGAGGCCAAAGAGGCCGCAGGAGAAGACCTCATGCCGGAACGGGTGGAGAAATGAAGGCCGATGCCGAACAGCCCGTCATGACGGGCCCTGCCTATTCGCTCCGCCTGACCCTGATCGTCGTGACGATCTTCGGGGTACTGAGCGCGCTGGTGCGGCGTATCGCGGGCGATTATCTTTCCATGGATGACGCCAAGACCAATGTATTCACGCAGGTCTGGCAATGGGGGTACCAGCCGAACAACCCGCCCCTCTTTGAATGGCTGATCAAGATCCTGCACCATCTGACGACAGGGGATCTGTGGAGCTTCCTTCTCGTCAAATATCTCGCGCTGATCGTGGCCGCCGGATTCATCCATGCTGCGGTGCGCACCTATGCGGGCCAGCGCGTAGCCTTCGGCACGGCGATCGGCATGGTGCTCCTCTATCAGGTCGGCTGGAACTTTCATCAGGCCTTCACCCATTCGGCACTGTTGCTGCCGGCGGTCTCGGCCTTGATCTGGGCGGGGCTCATGTCCTTCCGCCAGCCCAGCTATTTTCACATGTTCGTCCTTGGCCTGACGGTCGGTATCTCGCTCCTGACAAAATATAATTCGGGCCTGTTCGTGGCGGGCTACCTTCTGGCGAGCCTTGCCAATCCGCGAATCCGTACGGTGATCCTCGCCCGGCGGTTCATCATCGCGCCGCTCGTGACGGCGGCGATCATCCTGCCCCATGCGATATGGTTCCTTGCGCAGTCGTCCGCCTATAAGGAGACGCTGGAGACGACCATGGGGCTGGAAGGCGCCTATTGGGATCGGCTGGGTGAAGGGCTCCTGTCGCTGATCGTGGCGACCATTTCTTTTTATGTCCCTTGGGCGTTCCTCATTGCGCCGCTGGCAAAGGGCAAGGGCCTTGTCTGGTTCTCAGAAGAGCGCCTTCTGATCCGCTCGACCGTGCTCTCGCTTCTCATCATGGTCGCCGCCGTCGTTCTGTTCGGCATGGGCAATGTGTCAGAGCGCTATCTGATACCGGTCCTCCTGCCTGCTTATGTCGGGGTGACCAGCGTCGTCCTGCGCGCGCAGAAAAGCCTGCGGCCTTGGGTGACGCTTTGTGTTGCCATTGCCATCCTCGTCACGGTGATCCGTGTGGTGACCTATCTCTTCCCCGGTCCGCCCTTCTGTAACGACTGCCGAGAGTACATTCCCTATGCCGCGCTCGAAGAGCCGATCCGCGCTGTCGCGCCGGAGGGTAGCGTGCTGATCGTGCGCGAGGAGAATACCGGCGGCAATCTCGTTGAGATGTTCCCGGCCTCGCCCGTCCGGGTCCTGACCTCCTTCAATCTGATCAACCCGATCAAGGAGAAGGGGCTTTCCTGTTTCTATATCTGGTCGGAGGATATGGTCGGCGGGGTGGCCGTGCCGCCACCGCTCGATTATGTCTATGACGATCCGCGCACGGTTTATGTTGAGGCGCCGTGGCGTCACATGCTCAAGCCCGAAGGCTTCCGCAAAACCGTCTGGGGCATCACCCCGATCGATAAACCTTCTCTTTACGAACTGTTTTGTTCGCCAACGGAACGTGGTTAACCAGCAGTCAATCCGAAGTAAAGAATCTCATAAATCGTCCTTTACCTGATCTTCATTGCAAGATGGTCATTTCGTGACAGGGTTAATCGGCAGGGTGCCGAATAAACCTTCTGGTAGGGAAGATAAAAAATGTCTGTTGAGTTCGATCATGGCGTTCTGGACAATGCCGAGAAGCTCTACACCGCCGAAGATATGTACCGTCTCGGCATCGAAGCTTCGACTCCGGGTGAGGGGGAAGACCCCGATCTCATCACGGCCCATAAATGGTTCAACCTTGCGGCCTCGCGCGGTAATGAATTGGCCCGCGAATATCGCGCCCAACTCACGCTGGAGATGGATTCCCGCGAGATCGCCGAAGCCCAGCGCCTGGCGCGCAAGTGGATGGCTGATAACCGGACCCTGATTTCCCCCCTCTGATCACCCTCATTCTGGCCAAAGCGCGCCCCGCCCCCTAAACCATCGGCAAAAACCCGGTGAAGGAGGGGCAAATGAAGCGCTTTGTGGGATGCCTTTTGGGGCTTGGCCTTGCGGCCTGCGCGAGTGATGGAACCTCGGACCAGACGGTCTGGACGCCCGTAGACGAGAGTGTCGTCGGCGCGGCCACGTCAAAAACCGGCCATCCGCAACTTACCTCTGTCATTGATGATCACTGGGCGCTGATGATGCGCGAAAGCCCGACTTTCGCGACCAGTCTGGGCGTGCGCGATTATGACGACCGTCTCAGCGACCCATCGCTTGAGGCCTATGCCGAAGGCATTTCGGCCCGCCGCACCCTTCTTGCCCGCCTGAAAAAAATCGACCGAAGCGATCTCACCGAAGACGAGGCGCTGAATCGCCAGCTCCTGATGCTCGAACTCGAAAACGAGATCGAGGCGTCAAAATATGGCGGCCGGTACATGATCATGACCAATCGGGGAGGTCCGCATCTCGACCTGACGGGGCTGCCTGATTACCTGCCGTTCCGCAGCGAGGCGGATTACGAATCTTATCTCACCCGCCTGACCCTGATGCCCGAATATCTCGAGAAATCGACGGACCGGCTGCGGTCAGGGCTTGAGGCCGGATGGGTCCAGCCCTGCGCGCCGATGGCGGGTTACGAGGACTCGATTAATATCCACATCGTGATCGACCCCGCCGACAGCACCTTTATGCGGCCTTTCGATAACAAGCCTGCCTCGATTGACGAGGCTCGCTTCGCCGCGATGCGCGTTGATGCGGCCCGCACGATCCGCGATCAGATCGTCCCGGCCTTCCGTGAATTCGAAGCCTTTTATAACCTCGAATACCAGCCCGCCTGCCGGGAGGATGTCGGCACTATCTCCATGCCGGGCGGCAAGGAATATTATGAATACCGTGTGCGTCTCTTCACGACGCTCGATCTGACTCCGGAAGATGTCCACCAGACCGGCCTTGCCGAGGTCGCGCGCATCCGCGCCGAGATGGAAGAGATTGCGAAAGGCGAGGGCTTTGAATCCCTCTCGGCTTTCCAAACTTATCTTCGGTCGAACCCGGATTTCTATCCGAAAACGGCAGAAGAGCGCCTTGAGCGTGCGGCCTGGATTTCGAAGAAAATGGACGGCCAGCTGGTGAAGCTCTTCACCAAGATCCCGCGCATGCCTTATGATATCAAGGAAATCCCCCTCGATATCGCGGAAAAGACGACCACGGCCTATTACTTCCCGCCTGCGGGCGATGGCAGCCGAGCAGGCTCCTATTATGTGAATACGACCCTGCTCGACACGCGGCCGCTGCATGAACTTGAGGCGCTGACCCTGCATGAGGCGGTACCGGGTCACCACTTCCAGATCGCGTTGGCGCAGGAACTCGATATGCCGGCCTTCCGCCGGTTTGGCGGCTTCACCGCCTTTGTTGAGGGCTGGGGGTTATACTCCGAGCGCCTCGGTATGGAAGTCGGTTTCTATGAAACACCCTATACGGACTTTGGGCGCCTTTCCTATGAGATGTGGCGCGCCACGCGCCTCGTTGTCGATACAGGCATGCATTACAAAGGTTGGTCGCGCCAGCGAGCAATCGACTATATGCTCGATAATTCAGGGCTTTCCCGGAACAATGTGACGACTGAGGTCGATCGCTACATCACCTGGCCGGGTCAGGCGCTCGCGTATAAGACAGGCGAGCTGAAGATCCGTGAGCTGAGGGCGCGTGCCGAAGCAGAGCTCGGCAAGGATTTTGATGTCCGGCTCTTCCACGATGCTGTGCTAGAGGCGGGCGCCGTGCCGCTTTCGGTCCTCGAAGAGCGCATCGAGAAATGGATCGCCGGGCAGAAAGCTGGGTGAGCCTGCGGCGGCTGTTAAAACGGGCGCAAACTTCGCCTCACCCTTAGGGAGAAGTCGAAGGTCAGTTTGCTGATCTTCGGGTGAGGGGCTGTCATTTCACACGGTTCCCACCACCCGCTCATCCCCGCGAAAGCGGGGATCTGCCTCTGAGGTCCCGCTCTCTCATCTCTGAAGAGTACAAAGATGAAGCCAACCTTCGTTATGTATGAACAGATGCCCGCCTGCGCGGGCATGAGCGGAGGGAT
Protein-coding regions in this window:
- a CDS encoding DUF885 domain-containing protein; amino-acid sequence: MKRFVGCLLGLGLAACASDGTSDQTVWTPVDESVVGAATSKTGHPQLTSVIDDHWALMMRESPTFATSLGVRDYDDRLSDPSLEAYAEGISARRTLLARLKKIDRSDLTEDEALNRQLLMLELENEIEASKYGGRYMIMTNRGGPHLDLTGLPDYLPFRSEADYESYLTRLTLMPEYLEKSTDRLRSGLEAGWVQPCAPMAGYEDSINIHIVIDPADSTFMRPFDNKPASIDEARFAAMRVDAARTIRDQIVPAFREFEAFYNLEYQPACREDVGTISMPGGKEYYEYRVRLFTTLDLTPEDVHQTGLAEVARIRAEMEEIAKGEGFESLSAFQTYLRSNPDFYPKTAEERLERAAWISKKMDGQLVKLFTKIPRMPYDIKEIPLDIAEKTTTAYYFPPAGDGSRAGSYYVNTTLLDTRPLHELEALTLHEAVPGHHFQIALAQELDMPAFRRFGGFTAFVEGWGLYSERLGMEVGFYETPYTDFGRLSYEMWRATRLVVDTGMHYKGWSRQRAIDYMLDNSGLSRNNVTTEVDRYITWPGQALAYKTGELKIRELRARAEAELGKDFDVRLFHDAVLEAGAVPLSVLEERIEKWIAGQKAG